A genome region from Schlesneria paludicola DSM 18645 includes the following:
- a CDS encoding carbohydrate kinase family protein has protein sequence MSRTYDCLCAGIIVADTICQPLPSMPPSGALVKTDKIEFSIGGCPANLAVDLVRLGMNVALSGRVGQDLFGREVRDLLTAAGVDTSRLEMSTTAVTSSTFVLNVKGEDRRFIHCVGANGEYDGSELTEASIRSAKSLFVGGFCLIESLTPERVIRLFRIARDAGVVTVLNVVISETTDTMAWLNPVLPWTDIFICNNDEAHRITQKSVPLEQALALQKLGAKTAIVTQGERGAVLIGPDGVQLRSGVYPVEPVDSTGTGDAFAAGYLYGVLRGESYASCLKLGTALGASCVRSVGATTGVFNAAELADFVGSHTLSIEQI, from the coding sequence ATGTCGCGCACCTATGATTGTCTCTGCGCCGGAATCATCGTGGCGGACACGATTTGTCAGCCACTTCCCAGCATGCCACCGTCTGGGGCGCTGGTGAAAACGGACAAAATCGAGTTTTCGATCGGGGGATGTCCAGCGAATCTGGCCGTCGATCTCGTTCGGCTGGGAATGAACGTCGCCCTGTCCGGTCGCGTCGGTCAAGACCTGTTCGGCCGCGAAGTGCGCGATCTGCTGACCGCAGCGGGCGTCGATACCAGTCGATTGGAAATGAGCACGACGGCGGTGACCAGCAGCACATTCGTGCTGAACGTCAAAGGCGAAGATCGTCGATTCATCCACTGCGTTGGCGCGAACGGTGAATACGACGGCAGCGAATTGACGGAGGCCTCGATTCGCAGTGCAAAGTCACTGTTCGTCGGCGGGTTTTGTCTGATCGAGTCATTGACTCCAGAACGCGTCATTCGTTTGTTCCGAATCGCACGCGACGCAGGGGTCGTCACGGTCCTGAACGTCGTGATCTCGGAAACGACCGATACCATGGCCTGGTTGAATCCTGTCCTGCCTTGGACCGATATTTTTATCTGCAATAACGACGAAGCACATCGCATCACGCAAAAGTCGGTTCCGCTCGAGCAAGCACTTGCACTTCAGAAACTCGGAGCGAAGACCGCCATCGTGACGCAGGGCGAACGTGGCGCAGTGCTAATCGGCCCAGACGGCGTCCAACTTCGGTCAGGCGTTTACCCAGTTGAACCGGTCGACTCCACCGGCACAGGCGACGCCTTCGCGGCCGGGTACCTCTACGGAGTCCTACGCGGCGAAAGTTACGCGTCCTGCTTGAAACTCGGCACCGCACTCGGCGCAAGTTGTGTACGTTCGGTCGGCGCCACCACTGGCGTCTTCAATGCAGCCGAACTGGCCGATTTTGTAGGCTCGCACACGCTGTCCATCGAACAGATCTAG
- a CDS encoding prepilin peptidase: protein MSPLMTAVYACFVGTGLAIFVEWLSRRERRLLELPASSPSFRWRRGAAVLIVTAILCGVFHWASVANGCLETPEVQPSWTGRHWRLAYHLTLICFLIVATAIDFDSYTIPDAITVPGSLLGVIGACLIGEAQISHLWVDWSLAIPQIQGPYIPAWYDSHRVWHALAWSLAGLITGAGITWIARQISSLVLGQEAMGLGDVTLMAMIGSFLGWQAVTLVFLIAPLTGLIAGVIIRMISGKTYLPYGPWLSIAAVLVLLTWSTLWQQTRLIFSDWLSVLVLATVGCVGFVVLLMLLQLYKSIPTRRNNPVP from the coding sequence TTGTCTCCGCTGATGACCGCAGTTTATGCCTGTTTTGTGGGCACTGGTTTGGCGATCTTCGTCGAATGGCTGAGTCGGCGCGAGCGGCGGTTGCTTGAGTTGCCTGCATCAAGCCCGTCCTTTCGTTGGAGACGCGGGGCGGCGGTGCTGATCGTGACCGCAATTCTCTGCGGAGTGTTTCACTGGGCATCCGTCGCCAACGGGTGTTTGGAGACTCCTGAAGTGCAGCCGTCCTGGACAGGGCGTCACTGGCGTCTGGCCTATCATCTGACGCTCATCTGTTTCTTGATTGTCGCGACGGCGATTGATTTTGACTCGTACACCATTCCTGACGCGATCACCGTTCCCGGCTCATTACTTGGTGTGATCGGAGCTTGTCTGATCGGAGAAGCGCAGATCAGCCATTTGTGGGTCGACTGGTCTCTCGCCATTCCCCAGATTCAAGGGCCGTATATCCCCGCCTGGTATGACAGTCACCGTGTGTGGCACGCTCTTGCCTGGAGCCTCGCCGGATTGATCACGGGGGCGGGCATCACCTGGATTGCGCGTCAAATCAGTTCACTGGTCCTGGGACAAGAAGCGATGGGGTTGGGCGATGTCACTCTGATGGCAATGATCGGCAGTTTTCTGGGATGGCAGGCCGTCACGCTCGTCTTTCTGATCGCACCACTGACCGGTTTGATTGCGGGGGTCATCATTCGGATGATTTCTGGCAAGACCTATTTGCCCTACGGCCCATGGCTCAGTATCGCAGCGGTCCTTGTCCTGTTGACATGGAGCACGCTCTGGCAACAAACGCGCCTGATTTTCAGTGATTGGCTGAGTGTGCTGGTGCTGGCGACGGTCGGATGTGTGGGGTTTGTGGTCCTGCTGATGCTACTTCAGCTTTACAAGTCCATACCAACTCGCAGGAACAACCCCGTTCCGTAA
- a CDS encoding sialate O-acetylesterase has protein sequence MFWTIWCFTSLAVDAAELQVSSPTDYQIVQRTTKEQGPLPIIGKLKGSDEAPSALEARLTVNGTPGQWQTVNCQFDGPTFQGQLDVPAGGWYRIALRAKQGASVTAEIEIAHVGVGEVFVVAGQSNSANYGEERQKPTSGRLASFDGERWHLSDDPQPGATGTGGSFIPPFGDAIVAHFNVPVGFVACGIGATSVREWLPQGTILSNPPTLVGRVQQRSDNRWESQGEAFKMLVSRMKHFGFHGFRAVLWHQGESDANQKDPTRTLAGPVYLENLTLLIQESRREIGWKAPWFVAQATYHIPGDEASAEIRDAQQQVAGNGVALAGPDTDAIKGSFRDSGGQGVHFSGTGLREHAARWVDKVTPWLERQLATPPIADPQIGRLSTRRILFLGNSLTLHGPAPQIGWTSNWGMAASAKEKDFVHLLTADIARIADKPPLIMVRNIGDFERTHDTFDVAKAFAAEREFNADLVIVAIGENVPELTTDETRAKFLSAMRRLLNELKGDGHPTIFVRSSFWANPVKDEIMRRAAEDAKLTFVEISKLGSDPTNAASSERKFDHAGVAAHPGDKGMRAIADALLAAILAKAEFAEVRPKD, from the coding sequence ATGTTTTGGACGATCTGGTGCTTTACCTCGCTGGCCGTCGATGCGGCAGAACTGCAAGTCAGTTCGCCAACCGACTACCAGATCGTGCAGCGCACAACGAAAGAGCAGGGCCCGCTTCCGATCATTGGTAAACTGAAGGGAAGCGATGAAGCCCCCTCTGCTCTGGAAGCTCGGCTGACCGTTAATGGAACGCCTGGCCAGTGGCAGACGGTGAATTGCCAGTTCGATGGACCAACCTTCCAAGGTCAACTCGACGTCCCCGCTGGCGGGTGGTACCGGATTGCCCTCCGAGCGAAGCAGGGAGCCTCGGTAACGGCAGAAATCGAGATCGCGCACGTTGGGGTCGGCGAAGTCTTCGTGGTCGCAGGGCAATCAAACTCGGCCAACTACGGCGAGGAACGACAAAAACCGACGTCCGGCCGACTCGCCTCGTTCGACGGCGAACGCTGGCATCTCTCCGATGATCCGCAGCCGGGCGCGACGGGCACCGGCGGCAGCTTCATTCCTCCATTCGGTGACGCCATCGTCGCGCACTTTAACGTTCCTGTCGGTTTCGTCGCCTGTGGGATTGGTGCGACAAGCGTCCGCGAATGGCTTCCCCAGGGCACGATCCTCTCCAATCCGCCGACACTGGTGGGACGGGTACAGCAACGGTCCGACAACCGATGGGAAAGCCAAGGTGAGGCTTTCAAGATGCTGGTCAGTCGTATGAAACATTTCGGATTTCATGGTTTCCGGGCAGTCCTCTGGCATCAAGGCGAGAGTGACGCGAACCAGAAAGATCCAACACGAACATTGGCTGGCCCCGTCTATCTCGAGAATTTGACGCTGCTCATTCAAGAGTCACGACGCGAGATTGGTTGGAAGGCCCCCTGGTTCGTCGCCCAGGCGACCTACCATATTCCGGGGGACGAAGCATCGGCCGAGATTCGTGACGCGCAACAGCAAGTCGCAGGGAACGGTGTTGCGCTCGCAGGGCCCGACACAGACGCAATCAAAGGATCATTTCGTGATTCCGGCGGTCAAGGTGTGCATTTCAGCGGCACGGGACTGCGCGAGCACGCGGCTCGTTGGGTCGACAAAGTCACCCCCTGGCTCGAGCGCCAATTGGCAACGCCCCCGATCGCTGATCCCCAAATTGGACGTTTATCAACTCGAAGAATTCTGTTCCTGGGGAACAGCCTTACGCTCCACGGGCCTGCTCCTCAGATTGGGTGGACCAGCAATTGGGGAATGGCGGCCAGCGCAAAAGAGAAAGATTTCGTCCACTTGCTGACCGCAGACATCGCCCGAATCGCGGACAAGCCGCCGCTGATCATGGTCAGAAATATCGGCGATTTTGAACGAACACACGATACGTTCGATGTGGCCAAGGCTTTCGCCGCTGAGCGAGAATTCAATGCCGACCTTGTAATCGTGGCCATCGGTGAAAATGTCCCAGAGCTCACAACCGATGAAACACGGGCGAAATTTTTGTCCGCCATGAGACGGTTGTTGAATGAATTGAAAGGTGACGGACATCCGACGATCTTCGTTCGCAGTAGCTTCTGGGCCAACCCCGTCAAAGACGAGATCATGCGACGAGCCGCTGAAGACGCCAAACTTACGTTTGTCGAGATTTCAAAACTGGGCAGCGACCCAACCAATGCTGCGAGTTCTGAACGGAAATTTGATCACGCGGGCGTTGCCGCCCATCCAGGAGACAAAGGGATGCGCGCGATTGCCGATGCGTTACTCGCCGCGATTCTGGCCAAGGCAGAATTTGCCGAGGTTCGCCCCAAAGACTGA
- a CDS encoding DUF1559 family PulG-like putative transporter, whose product MLILLLLSGCTEKKAAESLKPDDHVVDQQRRSEAHVEKAPTPSSNGAPQNETKNVVPDIAAPPDGTDKSYATVGSPALAVTTADRLTAESPNSTRKSASSPRPFDEVAWLPDALVGLIVIHPQQFFNSPLGQLLSEFAIDKQPSRWTITFQKANLQLAMIERITVALDQPFVNSMAKELGVRVPDIQQERPRPRAQLMAMKAIGLGFHNYHDVFSKFPRADGDGDGKRTGLSWRVHILPFVEQAALYDEFHLDEAWDSDHNRTLIAKMPDIFKSPDVKDRGKTSFHVFTGEKTPFYGNEGYSLGKMTDGTSNTILVALAGADTAEIWTKPGGLEVDLTAPKKCLGTLAGGTFLALKADGAVFNVPSTTDDLTLSRMIQPADGSSLDVEQVRGENPSSTPPTLIIRLSSVANQAEIVSGLLSQPSTLMFEEQTIHHNDRLAVWFPQDQTIALGTIESVKSMISASRSQSRPTPFIEKLRLDSDLTAVIDLESQSTFVREIAKLNPMLGVINNIDKIAIHVAMSLENSQPLFDMDLKAHDAQMAMGLSAMMDLGLNQLRQTYEKHPLPPTANESDQEMRSLINRLLASTNIVLDESQIQVRATAPEGLDRLPLLLRSTLAAGIEASRGSEQKLALRQLGIAFHNFHSAHNFFPGAGRGHPNRPVGLSWRVHLLPYLDQAGLYNEFKLDEPWDSEHNKKLINKMPMIYRSPGVDDPGKTSLHVFVGPQTAFADDKTPKVVDISDGTSNTILVVQAGSDTAEVWTKPGGLIFDPDNPARPLGDVVKDSFIALFFSGDVKQIEKDVKPEKLRRMILHNDGNPLE is encoded by the coding sequence ATGCTGATACTGCTGCTACTCAGCGGCTGCACAGAGAAAAAGGCCGCCGAGTCTCTCAAGCCGGACGACCATGTCGTCGATCAACAACGTCGATCTGAGGCCCACGTCGAAAAAGCACCCACTCCATCCTCGAACGGTGCACCCCAGAACGAGACGAAAAACGTCGTCCCCGACATCGCAGCGCCCCCAGACGGGACGGACAAGTCCTACGCAACAGTGGGTTCGCCGGCATTGGCGGTGACCACGGCGGACAGGTTGACGGCAGAATCGCCGAATTCCACGCGGAAATCCGCCTCATCACCTCGTCCCTTCGATGAGGTGGCGTGGCTGCCGGATGCGCTGGTCGGCTTGATCGTGATCCATCCACAACAGTTCTTCAATTCGCCGCTCGGCCAACTGCTCAGCGAGTTCGCCATCGACAAACAGCCTTCGCGTTGGACCATCACGTTTCAAAAAGCGAATCTTCAGCTAGCCATGATTGAACGGATTACCGTCGCCCTGGACCAACCGTTTGTGAATTCGATGGCCAAAGAGCTTGGGGTGAGGGTCCCCGACATTCAGCAGGAACGACCACGTCCCCGCGCACAACTGATGGCGATGAAGGCCATCGGGCTCGGGTTTCATAACTATCACGACGTCTTCTCGAAGTTCCCTCGGGCCGACGGAGACGGGGATGGAAAAAGAACGGGCTTGAGTTGGCGCGTGCACATCCTTCCCTTTGTCGAGCAGGCCGCCCTTTACGATGAATTTCATCTCGATGAGGCCTGGGACAGCGATCACAATCGAACACTGATCGCCAAGATGCCAGACATCTTCAAATCACCGGACGTGAAAGATCGAGGGAAGACCTCATTCCATGTCTTCACAGGCGAGAAGACTCCGTTCTACGGTAACGAAGGCTATTCACTTGGCAAAATGACCGATGGGACGTCGAACACGATTCTCGTCGCGCTGGCAGGTGCTGACACCGCGGAAATCTGGACCAAGCCTGGCGGTCTCGAAGTCGATCTAACGGCCCCGAAGAAATGCCTGGGAACTCTCGCAGGGGGGACGTTTCTGGCACTCAAAGCCGACGGCGCCGTTTTTAACGTGCCGTCGACGACAGATGATTTGACACTGTCGCGAATGATCCAGCCGGCCGATGGCTCATCACTCGATGTCGAGCAAGTACGCGGCGAAAACCCAAGCTCGACGCCGCCCACATTGATCATCAGACTGTCGTCCGTTGCGAATCAGGCAGAGATTGTCAGCGGACTTCTGTCGCAGCCGTCCACGCTTATGTTTGAAGAACAAACGATCCATCACAATGATCGGCTCGCAGTCTGGTTCCCTCAGGATCAAACAATCGCCTTGGGAACAATCGAATCGGTGAAATCGATGATCTCGGCATCTCGCAGCCAGTCTCGCCCGACACCTTTCATCGAGAAACTTCGACTCGACTCAGATCTGACCGCGGTGATCGATTTAGAATCGCAATCAACGTTCGTCCGTGAAATCGCGAAGTTGAACCCGATGCTTGGGGTGATCAACAATATTGACAAGATCGCCATCCATGTCGCGATGAGCCTTGAAAATTCACAACCACTCTTCGACATGGATTTGAAAGCCCATGATGCACAGATGGCGATGGGACTATCGGCAATGATGGACCTCGGGCTGAATCAACTGCGGCAAACGTACGAGAAACATCCGCTTCCTCCAACCGCCAACGAGAGCGATCAGGAAATGCGGTCGCTGATCAATCGATTGCTGGCTTCAACAAACATCGTCCTCGACGAGAGTCAAATTCAGGTTCGTGCCACCGCTCCCGAAGGATTGGATCGGCTTCCCTTGTTACTTCGATCGACGCTGGCAGCCGGAATTGAAGCCAGCAGGGGCAGTGAGCAGAAGCTGGCACTCCGACAGCTGGGTATCGCTTTTCACAACTTTCACAGCGCGCACAATTTCTTTCCGGGAGCGGGCAGAGGCCATCCCAACCGCCCCGTCGGACTCAGTTGGCGAGTACACCTGCTGCCCTACCTTGATCAAGCCGGCCTTTACAACGAATTCAAACTGGACGAACCGTGGGACAGCGAGCACAACAAGAAATTGATCAACAAAATGCCGATGATCTATCGCAGCCCGGGGGTCGATGATCCCGGTAAGACATCACTTCACGTTTTTGTCGGGCCTCAAACGGCATTTGCCGACGACAAGACCCCGAAGGTCGTGGACATATCAGACGGTACATCCAATACCATTTTGGTGGTCCAAGCGGGCTCTGATACCGCAGAAGTCTGGACGAAGCCCGGCGGTTTGATCTTCGACCCAGATAATCCCGCCCGTCCGCTGGGTGATGTGGTGAAGGACAGTTTCATTGCCCTGTTCTTCAGCGGCGATGTCAAACAGATCGAAAAAGACGTCAAGCCCGAAAAACTGCGGCGAATGATCCTGCACAACGACGGCAATCCACTGGAATAA
- a CDS encoding P-II family nitrogen regulator, whose amino-acid sequence MKKVEAVIRHYKLEEVKNALTQAGIQGMTVTEVRGFGRQRGHKETYRGAEYTVDFLPKVKLEVVVGDNEVAKAIQTISDVARTGQIGDGKIFVTSLQDVVRIRTGETGPEAI is encoded by the coding sequence GTGAAGAAGGTTGAAGCGGTGATTCGCCACTACAAGTTGGAGGAAGTCAAGAACGCCTTGACACAAGCGGGCATCCAAGGGATGACCGTGACCGAAGTGCGCGGCTTCGGACGCCAGCGTGGCCATAAAGAAACGTATCGTGGTGCGGAATACACCGTTGACTTCCTGCCGAAAGTCAAACTGGAAGTCGTCGTCGGCGACAATGAAGTCGCCAAGGCCATCCAGACCATTTCCGATGTCGCTCGCACGGGTCAAATCGGCGACGGAAAGATCTTTGTCACCAGCCTGCAAGACGTCGTCCGAATCCGAACCGGCGAAACCGGTCCAGAAGCGATCTAA
- a CDS encoding ammonium transporter yields MRHGYRIALAVLFLFLANLGRLQAEESPGETPDAVPAAVNQFNSGDIAWMLTSSALVLMMTAPGLALFYGGLVRKKNILGVMMQCITLMGVMSVIWALYGYSLCFGDSVGGLGLIGDGKYLLLNGVIPYWDEALKVGVHPAYTPTLPRSIHMVFQMMFFIITPALICGAFAERMKFSSMVLFSILWGTFIYCPVAHWVWSDFGWCSEFNKTAAFKAYDFAGGTVVHITSGISALVCAVLLGKRLGFGHEPMPPHNLTYTYIGATMLWVGWFGFNAGSAGAADLRAANAFVTTHMAAATGTIAWALLEWILRGKPSILGACSGAVAGLVCVTPASGSATPIGGLILGLCAGVVCFYACTTLKNKFKYDDSLDAFGVHGVGGTLGAILTGVFATRAVIPGVTEPCGLLEGNPNQVIAQAVAAGAAMLLAVVGTAILLKIVDAILGLRVDQAGELQGLDINQHGEEGYIFY; encoded by the coding sequence GTGAGGCATGGGTACCGGATCGCTCTCGCGGTATTGTTTCTTTTTCTGGCAAATCTGGGAAGACTGCAGGCCGAAGAATCACCTGGAGAAACTCCTGACGCGGTCCCCGCCGCTGTCAACCAATTCAACTCGGGGGACATCGCCTGGATGCTAACATCATCGGCACTCGTGCTCATGATGACAGCACCAGGATTGGCGTTGTTCTATGGTGGTCTAGTTCGTAAGAAAAACATTCTCGGCGTCATGATGCAGTGCATCACATTGATGGGGGTGATGTCCGTCATCTGGGCACTATATGGATACAGCCTTTGCTTCGGCGACTCCGTCGGAGGTCTGGGATTGATTGGTGACGGAAAATATTTACTCCTGAACGGCGTCATTCCTTATTGGGACGAAGCGCTCAAAGTGGGAGTTCATCCAGCGTACACACCGACGCTGCCTCGTTCGATCCACATGGTGTTTCAAATGATGTTCTTCATCATTACCCCCGCATTGATCTGTGGCGCCTTCGCCGAGCGAATGAAGTTCAGCTCGATGGTGCTGTTCTCGATTCTCTGGGGCACTTTCATTTACTGCCCCGTCGCACACTGGGTCTGGTCCGACTTCGGCTGGTGTTCCGAATTCAATAAGACCGCCGCCTTCAAAGCCTATGACTTCGCTGGCGGAACCGTGGTGCATATCACATCAGGAATCTCGGCACTGGTCTGTGCGGTTCTTCTGGGCAAACGCCTTGGTTTTGGGCATGAGCCGATGCCACCCCACAATCTGACATACACCTATATCGGCGCGACAATGCTGTGGGTGGGTTGGTTCGGCTTCAATGCGGGCAGTGCAGGGGCCGCAGATCTCCGTGCAGCGAACGCGTTCGTCACGACCCATATGGCCGCCGCTACCGGAACAATCGCCTGGGCACTGCTCGAATGGATCCTGCGTGGCAAGCCGAGTATCCTTGGTGCGTGCTCGGGTGCCGTCGCCGGATTGGTCTGTGTCACTCCCGCGAGCGGATCAGCCACTCCAATCGGGGGCCTGATTCTGGGCCTGTGTGCGGGGGTTGTCTGCTTCTATGCCTGCACCACTCTGAAGAACAAGTTCAAGTACGATGACTCACTCGACGCGTTCGGCGTGCACGGTGTCGGCGGAACTCTTGGGGCCATTCTGACGGGCGTGTTTGCCACGCGGGCCGTCATTCCCGGCGTGACCGAGCCGTGTGGATTGCTGGAAGGCAACCCCAATCAGGTGATCGCACAAGCCGTGGCGGCGGGTGCTGCAATGCTGCTGGCGGTCGTTGGAACCGCAATTCTGCTGAAAATTGTCGATGCCATCCTGGGCCTGCGAGTTGATCAAGCGGGCGAACTTCAAGGTCTCGACATCAATCAGCACGGTGAAGAAGGTTACATTTTCTATTGA
- a CDS encoding P-II family nitrogen regulator, with amino-acid sequence MKKIEAVIRHFKLEEVKDALMEVGVQGMTVTEVRGFGRQKGQKEQYRGAEYSVDFLPKVKMEVVISDDQAKLVIETMIRTARTGQIGDGKIFVTDLEEMVRIRTGESGSEAL; translated from the coding sequence GTGAAAAAAATTGAGGCGGTGATCCGACACTTCAAGTTGGAAGAAGTGAAAGACGCATTGATGGAAGTGGGCGTTCAAGGGATGACCGTCACCGAAGTTCGTGGATTCGGACGCCAGAAGGGACAAAAAGAACAGTATCGTGGCGCCGAGTATTCCGTCGACTTTTTGCCCAAAGTCAAAATGGAAGTGGTCATCAGTGATGATCAAGCCAAACTGGTCATTGAAACCATGATCCGCACGGCACGCACGGGGCAAATTGGTGACGGGAAAATTTTCGTGACGGACTTGGAAGAGATGGTCCGGATTCGAACCGGTGAGAGCGGTTCCGAGGCGCTCTGA
- the glnD gene encoding [protein-PII] uridylyltransferase, translating to MRTERIAVLRKRVDDLRQQTRKRFQQGASGLQTASLLSQLMDEFVTTIFEESLAETPADVAEKIRGASALLAIGGTGRGDVCPYSDIDLLFLHSPEIAQLFGPIASQIQRDLWDAGLKLGSSVRTVADSIAWAKQEPQFATSLVDIRRLSGSTALFEQIKAKFVRTVIKARFRQFLIDLVAARDKERSEFGATTQQLEPDVKRSLGGLRDLHLIRWIGFALYGAGDIDSLRLQGVILKDESRRLTHAYEFLIGLRIDLHFAAGKEQDTLSREDQLRIAQLRKIAPSQGQIPVERFMQEYFQHSSVVADLTGRFIERTRQKPWGTRIFEFLISYRIDNIYRVGPEFIDIPSSRARRTALETLEGVLHLYLTAARYRRKVAPRLSEAIKQQQIKPPVTLSSEAANSFMALLSTPGSLGNALRSLHSNGALEAVLPCFQHIRCLLQFNQYHHYTVDEHTLRAVEAAEQFQFDPEPVGQAYREIHHKQILHLAILLHDAGKGYDEDHSEVGRRLAADAASRLGLPDHQRDLLMFLVHRHLQMADLALRRDIGDPAVLLKFSHEVGSPETLRMLFALTAADISAVGPGVWNQWKAELTNTLYEHTMLWLSGKSHLFDEATRLKAIKQQVAGLIEDPRTERDPDRAHHERGSTLLQQLDQFPAHYLLETPPSRIADDFRVIQSRKPDEIHVEAVYDAETETAEYRIITHEQLAPGCFHKLSGVLSAKRMAILSAAIFTTLDGVIIDVYRVRDADHAGEIPTWRVDEVAIAIRKVLRGETNVETLLKSRGRFSVHATSGPVSDLPMRVVVDNESSDRYTVIDVFAHDRPGLLYVITRTLYEQNLSVALAKIATHFDQVLDVFFVTESDGRKVRDGERLKSLRDFLTLQLQDFEKSAATGQ from the coding sequence GTGCGTACCGAACGAATCGCCGTTTTGCGGAAGCGCGTCGACGACCTTCGCCAGCAGACACGCAAGCGATTTCAGCAGGGGGCATCGGGACTTCAGACAGCCTCTCTGCTCTCGCAATTAATGGATGAGTTCGTCACGACGATCTTCGAAGAATCGCTCGCAGAAACACCCGCAGATGTCGCCGAGAAAATCCGCGGGGCATCGGCACTGCTCGCCATCGGCGGCACAGGTCGGGGGGACGTCTGTCCCTATTCCGATATCGATCTTCTTTTCCTTCACTCGCCTGAAATTGCTCAGCTCTTCGGACCGATTGCGTCCCAGATTCAGCGCGACCTGTGGGACGCGGGCCTGAAACTGGGCAGCAGCGTTCGGACCGTCGCCGATTCAATTGCATGGGCCAAACAAGAGCCACAGTTCGCCACGTCACTCGTCGACATTCGCAGACTGAGCGGCAGTACTGCGTTGTTTGAACAGATCAAAGCAAAGTTCGTGCGGACCGTCATCAAAGCTCGATTTCGCCAGTTCTTGATTGATCTGGTTGCCGCTCGCGACAAAGAACGATCCGAGTTCGGGGCAACGACTCAGCAATTAGAACCGGACGTCAAACGATCGCTGGGCGGCTTGCGGGATCTTCACCTGATTCGCTGGATCGGGTTTGCCCTTTATGGTGCGGGCGACATCGACTCACTGCGCTTGCAGGGGGTTATTCTGAAAGACGAATCGAGACGCCTGACGCACGCCTACGAGTTTTTGATTGGACTGCGAATCGACCTGCATTTTGCAGCGGGGAAAGAACAAGACACGTTGTCGCGCGAAGATCAGCTACGGATCGCACAACTGCGAAAGATTGCCCCCAGTCAGGGACAGATCCCCGTTGAACGATTCATGCAAGAGTACTTTCAGCACAGTTCGGTTGTCGCGGATCTGACGGGACGCTTCATCGAACGCACACGTCAGAAGCCGTGGGGGACCAGGATCTTCGAGTTCTTGATCTCTTACCGGATCGACAACATCTATCGCGTCGGCCCCGAGTTCATCGATATCCCCAGTTCTCGAGCCCGGCGAACGGCACTGGAAACCCTCGAAGGCGTCCTCCACCTCTACTTGACGGCCGCTCGCTATCGGCGGAAAGTCGCACCGCGATTGTCCGAAGCGATCAAGCAACAACAAATCAAACCTCCCGTGACACTTTCCAGCGAGGCCGCGAATTCCTTCATGGCGCTGCTCAGCACCCCGGGATCGCTCGGGAATGCGCTGCGAAGCCTGCACTCCAACGGGGCTCTCGAAGCAGTCCTGCCGTGCTTTCAACATATTCGCTGCCTGCTGCAGTTCAATCAGTACCACCATTACACGGTCGACGAACACACCCTGCGAGCCGTCGAGGCCGCCGAGCAGTTCCAGTTCGATCCAGAGCCGGTTGGCCAGGCCTATCGCGAGATCCACCACAAACAGATCCTGCATCTGGCGATTCTGCTGCACGATGCAGGAAAGGGCTATGACGAAGATCATAGTGAAGTGGGTCGCCGCCTTGCGGCAGACGCGGCATCGCGACTTGGGCTTCCCGATCACCAGCGAGATCTGCTGATGTTTCTCGTCCACCGGCATCTGCAAATGGCGGATCTTGCCTTGCGGCGCGACATCGGCGACCCTGCGGTCTTGCTGAAATTCAGCCATGAAGTCGGCAGCCCCGAGACCCTGCGAATGCTGTTCGCACTCACCGCGGCCGACATCTCGGCGGTGGGGCCCGGTGTCTGGAATCAGTGGAAGGCCGAGCTGACAAACACACTGTACGAACACACCATGCTGTGGCTTAGCGGGAAAAGTCATCTCTTCGACGAGGCAACCCGGTTAAAGGCGATCAAGCAGCAGGTCGCCGGTTTGATCGAAGATCCGCGGACAGAACGTGACCCCGACCGAGCACATCACGAGCGCGGCAGCACACTCTTGCAACAGCTCGATCAGTTCCCCGCCCACTATCTGCTCGAGACGCCACCGTCGCGGATTGCAGACGATTTCCGCGTCATCCAATCCCGAAAGCCGGATGAGATCCATGTGGAAGCCGTTTATGACGCGGAAACCGAAACGGCCGAATATCGGATCATTACTCACGAACAACTCGCCCCCGGCTGCTTTCACAAGCTCTCGGGAGTCCTGAGCGCAAAACGAATGGCAATCTTGTCCGCGGCGATTTTCACGACGCTGGATGGAGTGATTATCGACGTCTATCGCGTACGCGATGCCGATCATGCCGGCGAGATTCCAACGTGGCGTGTCGATGAAGTTGCCATCGCAATCCGAAAAGTTCTGCGGGGCGAAACCAATGTCGAGACGTTGCTGAAATCGCGAGGGAGATTCTCGGTACATGCAACCTCAGGTCCCGTTTCCGATCTGCCGATGCGGGTTGTCGTCGATAACGAATCGTCAGATCGCTACACGGTCATCGACGTCTTTGCACACGATCGGCCCGGACTTCTCTACGTTATCACGCGCACCCTGTACGAACAGAACCTCAGCGTCGCTCTAGCAAAAATCGCCACCCACTTCGATCAGGTGCTGGACGTCTTCTTCGTGACAGAGTCCGATGGCCGAAAGGTTCGCGATGGAGAACGACTAAAATCACTTCGCGACTTTTTGACGTTGCAACTGCAGGACTTCGAGAAGTCCGCGGCGACAGGACAATAA